The DNA window CGCCGAGGCGCCCAGCGCCAGCACCACCACGATCACCACGAGCGAGAGGAAGTGGTAGCCGAAGCGGGCCAGCAGCCGCCAGGCCGAGCCGGTGTCGACCACCACCGGGCGTACGCCCGAGCGCCGGGCGTCGATCTCGACGGAGAGCAGGATGCCCAGGTAGTAGAGGACGGTCGGCACGGTGGCCCAGCCGAGCACCTGAAGGTAGGACACGCCCAGGTACTCGGCGATGATGAAGGCCGCGGCGCCGAGCGTCGGCGGGGAGAGGATCGCGCCGACCCCGGCGGCGGCGAGCATGCCACCGGCCCGCTCGGCCGGGTAGCCGGCACGGCGCAGGATGGGCCAGGTCACCGCGCCGATGCTGACCGTGGTGGCGGCGCCGGAACCGGAGACCGTGCCGAGCAGGAAGCCGGAGGCGACGGCGGTGCGGCCGGCGGCGGTGCGGGAGCGGCGGAACGCGGCGGCGGAGAGCTCCACGAAGAACCGGCCGGCGCCGGAGAGGTCGAGCACCGCGCCGTAGATGGTGAACAGCACGATGTAGGTGGCGGCCACGTCGAGCGGGGTGCCGTAGAAGCCGCTGTCGGAGTTGTAGAACGCGTCGACGAGCTGCCCGAAGTCGAGGCCGGCGTGCGCCACCGGCCACGACTGCGGGAGCAGCCCGCCGTAGTAGCCGTAGCCGAGGAAGAGCAGGCAGACGGCGGGCAGGATCCAGCCGGTGGCGCGCCGGCACGCCTCCAGCAGCAGGAGGAGCAGCCCGGTGCCGAACGCGACGTCCAGCGGGTCGAGCAGGCCCTGCCGGTCGAGGAACGCGTCGTAGCCGCCGCCGCCCGCGCCGAGCGCGAACGGCAGCACCGGGTAGAGGCAGACGACGAGCGCGGCGGCGGCCAGCACCCAGTCGAGCACCGTCGGCCCGGCCCGCTCCGAGCGCCGCCGCACCCCCGAGGGGTACGCCAGGAAGACCGTCGGCAGCACGCCGGCGAGGAAGAGGACGAGGTAGTACTTGCTGCCCTGTGACAACGGGAAGAACACCTGCCGGAGCGCGAGCAGCGCGACCGCGACGGTGATTCCGGTGAATAGCATCCCGACCGGCCCGGAGAGCACCCGGCCCGGTTTCTCCTCCTCGAAACGCGCGGCGAGTTCGCGGGTGTCGGGGTGTGCCGGGTCCCGCATGTGGTGGTGCGTCTCGCCGGGTCCGTCGTCCGCCCACGCCGGGTCGGTGACGTCGCCCTCGTCCGGCGGGAGCGGCACCGCGTCGGAGTCCACTTCGGACCCGTCGGATCCGCCGGTGGGCGTGCGGGGTGACGGGGGAGTGGCGTCGGAGGGGCGAACGGGTGGCACGAGGGGGCACGATACGCGAATGGTGGACGCGTTGGGAACATTGCCTATCGTGATTGCCATGAGTGACGGAATGAGCCTCGCTCACTCACCGCACACGTTTTCTCTAATCAATTTCGCAATTTTCCGGCCACAAAGGCGAACCGTTCTTCGTCCATCGCTCCACTATGGCGAAGTAGGCCCGCTTCTAACGATGGAACGAGTCGGTCACGGAACGTAGTGGCAATCACGCACCGTGCAGGCCCGGAGGGGTGTCGGACGCTGCGGCTAGGGTCGGCGGGTGACCATCGGGCAACCACTCATCCAGGCCCGGGGGCTGGTGAAGCGGTTCGGCGACTTCACCGCCGTCGACGGCATCGACGTGCAGGTGCGACGCGGGGAGGCGTTCGGTTTTCTCGGTCCCAACGGCGCGGGCAAGTCCTCCACCATGCGCATGATCGGCTGCATCTCCCCACCGTCCGGCGGCGAGCTGCGCATCCTCGGTCTCGACCCGGTGCGCGACGGCCCGGCCGTGCGGGCCCGGCTCGGCGTGTGCCCGCAGCTCGACAGCCTCGACCCGGAGTTGACCGTCCGGGAGAACCTGACGACCTACGCGCGCTACTTCGGCATCCCGCGTCGGGTGGCCCGCGAGCGCGCCGCCGAGCTGCTCGACTTCGTCCAGCTGACCGAGCGGGCGGACAGCAAGGTCGACCCGCTGTCCGGCGGCATGAAGCGGCGGCTCACCATCGCCCGCGCGCTGGTCAACGAGCCGGAGATCGTGCTGCTCGACGAGCCCACCACCGGCCTCGACCCGCAGGCCCGGCACCTGGTCTGGGAACGGCTGTTCCGGCTCAAGCGGCAGGGCGTCACGCTGGTCCTCACCACCCACTACATGGACGAGGCGGAGCAGCTCTGCGACCGCCTGGTGGTGATGGACGGCGGCCGGATCGTAGCCGAGGGCTCGCCCCGGGCGCTGATCGAGCGGCACGCCACCCGCGAGGTGGTCGAGCTGCGGTTCGCCGGCGACTCCCAGGAGACGTTCGCCGGCAAGCTCGACGGGCTGGGCGAGCGGGTCGAGGTGCTGCCCGACCGCATCCTGCTCTACGTGTCCGACGGCGACGCCGCCGTGGCCGAGGTGTCCCGGCGCGGCCTGGACCCGGCCGGCGTGCTGGTCCGGCGGGGCAGCCTGGAGGACGTCTTCCTGCACCTGACCGGCCGCACCCTGGTCGACTGAGGCACGCGCCGGCCGTTCAGCGGCGCCGGGCCCAGAGGACGAAGCGTTCGGCCAGGTGCTGGGGCGCGGTGTCCGGCCGTCCGGCGGTCAGGTCGGCGGTGGCCTCGCACAGGAGCGTCCCGAGATGGATCAGCAACGCGGTCCGGTCCTCGCGAAACTCACCGAGCAGCGCCAGCCGGGCGGGCGAGCACGGCCACGCGGCGCCGCAGACCCGGCAGCGCCAGGACGGGCGTGCCGCGACGTGGGGGCGATACCGGGGCATCAGCGCGTGCCCTCCTCGCTCGGGGTTCGCCGGGGGAGCGTCGCCATGGGTGAGCCTCCGTGCTGGCTGGGATGGGGGCGTCGGCGGACCTCGTGGTGCGCCGACGCCCCCGGCCTGGTTCCGCCCGCCGTCCGATCCCGGGAGCGGTTCCGCTGCGTGACAGTCTGGTCACGGCGCGACTACGGTGGGAGGTCCGGCGCGGCGACGAGCAGCGCGTCCGGCGACCGGCGCACGGGTGTACCGAGGACGTACGGAGGCTGTCCGTGGAGATGTCGTCCATGCTGGAGCACTTCGCGGAGGAGCTGCGGCTGGCCCGCGCCGCCGGCGGCATGTCACAGACCGCGCTGGCCGAGGCGCTGACCTACTCGGGCGCGCTGGTGGCCAAGGTGGAGACCTGCGAGCGCCGCCCGAGCCTGGACTTCGCCCGCCGTTGCGACGCGGTGTTCGGCGCCGACGGGCGCTTCGAGCGCATCCAGCGGCGGATCGGCCGGGAGACCATGGTGCCGTGGTTCCGTGACTGGCCCGGCATCGAGGCGGAGGCCACCGCGCTGCGCTGGTTCGAGCCGATCTGCGTGCCGGGCCTGCTCCAGACCGAGGGCTACGCCCGCGCGCTGCTCCGCGGCGGCCGGCTGTTCGCGCCGGACGAGGTGGAGCAGCAGGTGGCGACCCGGCTGGACCGCCAACCGGTGCTGACCCGGGAGCGGCCCCCGCTGCTCACGTTCGTCGTCGACGAGCACGTGCTGCGCCGGCGCGTGGGCGGGCCGGAGGTCATGCGCGAGCAGGTGCGTCACCTGGTGAAGACCGGCACGTCGCTGCCCCGGGTGCGGATCCACGTTGTGCCGCTCGCCGTCGGTGCCTACCCTGGCGTCAGCGGCCCGTTCGTGATCGCCACGCCGCCGCACGGCGAGGACGTGGTCTACCAGGAGGGCCAGCTCCACGCGCAGGTGATCGACCGCGCCGACCACGTGCGGCAGATGGTCGAGGTGTGGGAGTCGATCCGCGGTGAGGCACTGTCGCACCAGCAGTCGCTGGAACTCATGACGGAGGTGGCGGAGACATGGACATGAGCAATGCCCGCTGGCGCAAGAGCAGCCGCAGCAACGCCCAGGGTGGAGCCTGCGTGGAGGTGGCGGGCGACCTGCCCGGAGTGGTCGCCGTGCGCGACTCCAAGGACCCGGCCGGCCCGGTGCTGGCCTTCAATCCCGACGCCTGGCGCGCGTTCGTCACCGGGGTCGCCCCGCGCTGACCGGAGCCGCTCGGCCGAGGAAGCGGCCCGCCACCTCGGCGGGCCGGCGCGGATCACGCTCGCGCCTGTCGTACCCGGGGAGTAGGACTGTCGACGGGGGTGGTGCGGGTGACGACCGTTCGGGCCGTGGCGCGGGTGCCGGCGACGGCGGTGCTGGCGCACTACCTGGTCGGCTACCGCCGCACCTGGCGGGCGGGCGTCTTCTCGTCGTTCCTGCTGCCGGTGCTGACCGTGGTCGGGTTCGGCTTCGGCGTCGGGGCCTATGTCGACCAGGGCGTCGACGGCGTGCGCTACCTGTGGTGGCTGGTGCCCGGCCTGATCGCCTCGACCGCCTTCCAGGTCGCCGTCGCCGAGTCGACCTGGCCGGTGCACAGCAACTTCAAGTGGATCCGCACCTACCACGCCCAGGTGGCCGCGCCGCTGCGCACCGACGACATCGTGGCCGGTCACCTGGCCTTCGTGCTGTTCCGGGTGGTCACCAGCGCGGTGGCGTTCCTGCTGGTGACCGCCGCGTTCGGGGCGCTGCGGTCGCCCTGGGCGGTGGCGGTGGCGCCGATCGCCCTGCTGCTCGGCCTGGCGGTCGCCGCGCCGGTCTTCGCGTTCAGCGCGCGGGTGCCCAGCGACAGCTACCTCGCCCTGCTGTTCCGGTTCGCGGTGATCCCGATGACGCTCTTCTCCGGGGTGTTCTTCCCGGTCGAGTCGATGCCGGCCGGGCTGCGTCCGGTCGCCTGGGCGGCCCCGCTCTGGCACGGCGTCGATCTGTGCCGGGCCGCCACCCTGGGCGTCGAGCCGCGATGGTCGGTCACCGGTCACGTGCTCTACCTGGTCGCCTGGGCCGGCGTCGGCTGGTGGCTGGCGTTACGGGCGTTCCGTCGTCAACTCGTCGTCTAGGGAAGGGGTGTCGTGGTCGCTCTCCTCCTGCCCCGGCTGGCCGGCGTCACCGGGGCGCGGCGCTCGGCGGCGGTGGCCGAACGCAACCTCACCGCGCTGCGCAGCGCCTACTGGCTGGTGCTGGTCTCCGGCTTCGTGGAGCCGGTGCTCTACCTGCTGTCGATCGGCATCGGGGTCGGCGCGCTGGTCGGCGACCTGACGCTGCCCGGCGGCCGGGTGGTGTCCTACGCGGCGTTCGTCGCCCCGGCCATGCTCGCCTCGTCGGCGATGAGCGGCGCGCTGTCCGAGACCACGTTCAACTTCTTCGGCAAGATGAAATACATGAAGCTGTACGACGGGGTGATCGCGACCCCGGTACGGCCGTTCGAGATCGCGCTGGGCGA is part of the Micromonospora sp. WMMD980 genome and encodes:
- a CDS encoding DUF397 domain-containing protein produces the protein MDMSNARWRKSSRSNAQGGACVEVAGDLPGVVAVRDSKDPAGPVLAFNPDAWRAFVTGVAPR
- a CDS encoding TRAP transporter fused permease subunit, translated to MDSDAVPLPPDEGDVTDPAWADDGPGETHHHMRDPAHPDTRELAARFEEEKPGRVLSGPVGMLFTGITVAVALLALRQVFFPLSQGSKYYLVLFLAGVLPTVFLAYPSGVRRRSERAGPTVLDWVLAAAALVVCLYPVLPFALGAGGGGYDAFLDRQGLLDPLDVAFGTGLLLLLLEACRRATGWILPAVCLLFLGYGYYGGLLPQSWPVAHAGLDFGQLVDAFYNSDSGFYGTPLDVAATYIVLFTIYGAVLDLSGAGRFFVELSAAAFRRSRTAAGRTAVASGFLLGTVSGSGAATTVSIGAVTWPILRRAGYPAERAGGMLAAAGVGAILSPPTLGAAAFIIAEYLGVSYLQVLGWATVPTVLYYLGILLSVEIDARRSGVRPVVVDTGSAWRLLARFGYHFLSLVVIVVVLALGASAMRAVVTATVLAAALSFLDRRHRLTPARLVAALRDGVRGVLAVSVVCAAAGIITATTTKTGLGPQAAALLVSGAQAVSSEPAVVLALTAVLAAVALSLLGLAVPVTASFVIGWVIIGPALLHLGVAAPAAAMFVFYFAVLSEVSPPTALAAVAAAAVTGGRLVPTMWQTLRYALPAYLIPLAFVMTPTGLGLLGIGGPGRIALAGLLSALGVAVLAVAAGGWLPGVGPAGVPERLLGAVAGLVLLWLEPMPVAIGVALAALAVAGVYVRRGAGRPSVVESVNPGEDRE
- a CDS encoding ABC transporter permease, with protein sequence MTTVRAVARVPATAVLAHYLVGYRRTWRAGVFSSFLLPVLTVVGFGFGVGAYVDQGVDGVRYLWWLVPGLIASTAFQVAVAESTWPVHSNFKWIRTYHAQVAAPLRTDDIVAGHLAFVLFRVVTSAVAFLLVTAAFGALRSPWAVAVAPIALLLGLAVAAPVFAFSARVPSDSYLALLFRFAVIPMTLFSGVFFPVESMPAGLRPVAWAAPLWHGVDLCRAATLGVEPRWSVTGHVLYLVAWAGVGWWLALRAFRRQLVV
- a CDS encoding helix-turn-helix transcriptional regulator, encoding MSSMLEHFAEELRLARAAGGMSQTALAEALTYSGALVAKVETCERRPSLDFARRCDAVFGADGRFERIQRRIGRETMVPWFRDWPGIEAEATALRWFEPICVPGLLQTEGYARALLRGGRLFAPDEVEQQVATRLDRQPVLTRERPPLLTFVVDEHVLRRRVGGPEVMREQVRHLVKTGTSLPRVRIHVVPLAVGAYPGVSGPFVIATPPHGEDVVYQEGQLHAQVIDRADHVRQMVEVWESIRGEALSHQQSLELMTEVAETWT
- a CDS encoding ABC transporter ATP-binding protein: MTIGQPLIQARGLVKRFGDFTAVDGIDVQVRRGEAFGFLGPNGAGKSSTMRMIGCISPPSGGELRILGLDPVRDGPAVRARLGVCPQLDSLDPELTVRENLTTYARYFGIPRRVARERAAELLDFVQLTERADSKVDPLSGGMKRRLTIARALVNEPEIVLLDEPTTGLDPQARHLVWERLFRLKRQGVTLVLTTHYMDEAEQLCDRLVVMDGGRIVAEGSPRALIERHATREVVELRFAGDSQETFAGKLDGLGERVEVLPDRILLYVSDGDAAVAEVSRRGLDPAGVLVRRGSLEDVFLHLTGRTLVD
- a CDS encoding flavin reductase — protein: MPRYRPHVAARPSWRCRVCGAAWPCSPARLALLGEFREDRTALLIHLGTLLCEATADLTAGRPDTAPQHLAERFVLWARRR